Part of the Zea mays cultivar B73 chromosome 4, Zm-B73-REFERENCE-NAM-5.0, whole genome shotgun sequence genome is shown below.
ATGAAGGACAATGGTGATTTAGCCCCCAAATATTATGATCAATATTTAGATGGATTGAAACTAAATTGCCAATGCATGTAAAAGCAGGAATTGTGCATGAATCATATCTGATACATACCAGCCTGGAAGTATTGTCACCCAACAAATCACGAACATGCTCAATATCCTTCTCATCGAACACTTTGCGGCAAACAGGACAAAATCCTCTTGGCTGATTCACATTATAATGCTTGTCTGAGCTGGACAAATCGAGACCCTAAGAAGCATCAATAACTAATTGCACAAGCTAATAACCTAAGATAACAATATTTAGCATATCAAACTAGCAAACAGAAGTGTTAGGATTTACATTGTCAAGTTTGCAGCCTTAAGCCCAGAGTGGTAAATGCCATTTTATGGGAAAAAAATACTGCAGACTTAATGTGTTATCCTATAGTAGTAATTCAGTAACCTAAAGCTACCAGAATGTAATTATCCTTGTTTCAAAACAAGCGAGAAGCCTAGAATCCAAGTGCATTTCATAAGAGACGGCATACTCTAGACGTTATCTCAGGTGAAAACCATGGGAACAATATGAGTATCAAACATGAACATAACTAAGAAATATACTCAAAATAGGGAAAAGGTTCAAAAAAAATAATAATGTCAGCACCTCCAGTATTGGGCTCCTTTGGGTTTGTGTCACCATGTTGGAGCCATTCCCACCATCTCATAATGCAGTCACTAAATGGAGAAGTGAAAAAGTATAAGCTACAAACTAGATACAATAAATTGCTTGGAATGTTGTACAGCTTTGTCAACCTGTGGAAGCAATGGTAGCATGACATCAACTTCATAAATGGCAACTCCGAGCCAACCTTATCCTCTCCCATTAAAGGATATAGACACAATGGACAATCCCCTGCTGGATGATTCATGTTCGAGAGGATCTCTCCAGCTTCCTGCATGCAAACTTACTTAGATCATGTGAAAGACATGAGAACATTGTCGACCCTCTTAAAATATCAATGGCTATCATGGATGTGTCGGTGCGTTTTGGAGAATCTGGACAAGATTTTGTTTAGTGTTTTACAAAACAAACTTGCAGCATTTTTTGTTCTTTCATCACTCATTACAATTAAACCTAGACTATAAATCATTGAATAGTATCTTTGAATGAAGGAACTGAGCTTAGCTAGAGCTATTAGAAGGTGTGGATACCCCACCCAGGTTGTTGTCCTCTTTGACTATGGGTGCATATTTCTTCTTATTTACAAAGTCACCTAGTCGGCTAGTCCTATATCGGCATAatttaaaagaaaagaaaagaagaaaatgcCATCTGATAGTAGCCTAAAGATGCCACAGTTTCAAGAGCTTAGTAGCACACAGATGATATCTTATTACACCACTTCATATAAAAATAATAAGAAATCCgtaacggggcgtttggatcccttcattttagaggaattggaattcactcaataaactaacttatttagtttggaatttgacattccaccactttccaaagttcagatataagcctatctcaaattcatggggtggagggTGGGAAATTATTTTAtacattagtagaatttgtttctactctgtaacttacatgacattattcgtctcactcctctatagtaaaaatgtagcacataaatatctccgacatcttgctaataatagcatacaaatatattttgtataaaaccgaattagcttaattgatatatgcctaaattactattattagaatggaattcaattccaatgatccaaacggggcgtaaaGGTAAAACAAACTAAGATCAAGCACTCAAGACATTTTAGAATATAGGTACAAATGCATGTATGTTTCAGCTGACGCATTATGAGTGAAAAGTCTTCGGAACATCATGACATGAAAAAAATCTTGTTATGTACTGTGAACAAAGAAAAAGACAATAAATACCTCACATAACGTCACAAGCATTGGACAGTTTGAAAGTTCGTTTGCCTTGTTCTGGATGCTGGTGATAAGATATATCTGTCGGTTCTCATCAAGGCCCTTACTTTCCACAGCATAAATATGTGGTGGTTCCTTCGGATACTGCAAATCCAATTTGGCTGTGCCATAAATACATAGTGCACAGACAATCCAACATTTAACACTAACCCAACATATAACCAATTACGAACTATACTGAACTGCAAGAGTATGGAAGCTGACATGATGATACTGTAGAATAAAGTTCCATGCATATTTAGCACTCATATAAGCTCAGTAAGTTGAAACATTTATGACATAGAATTGATTGTGAAATTTAGAGTGGCCATAAGTCAGGAACTGTGTTCCCCATCATTCTTGTTCATACTACAATACTACATACGTTCTGTTAAAAACCTAGTAACCTATGATACTAACTACAAAGGTTTCAAGATGTTTTGCCTTCACTTGAGAGAGAGAAGGCATTCAACATGATAAAACCCTATTAGTGTGTCCAAGACAGACATTTCAGAGAACAAATGATGTTGTGAGTTGGCATTATTCCAAAACAGATGTTTTCATAAATCTTGTATCattgaaacatacctttttacatgCACAAGAAAATCATTGAGGCATTAAGCTAGCAATGTCATATTCTTGATTGTGCCTACCTTAACCAGTAACTACAAGTTTGTGACTTCGTGTACATTTTCCTAAATAATAATCCATGGCAACAAAAGATTTGCATTGCCAGCTTGGTTAGATAGCTGGAGTGTGTAgtctttttctttcttctttttctcttttttctctACCTTTCTCCTTTTCACAAAATGCTTGTAAATAACATTTTCGTTCGTTAATCTATCCAGTATGGGAGCCCTCGCCCCTCCTGTTACCATAAAAAAATATAAGGATTTGCATGTTACATTGATGAATAATAAGGTAAATAAAAAGTTTACAAAGTTGTACTATGCACTTATAAAAACAATCAGCCAGTGATTATAGTTTCTAAAGGAATTCAAAATTTTGAACATTGTTTCCACAACAGCTCTCCATAAAATGGAAATACCTAAAATTTTGATAGGGATACACATCACACACCAGATGAAAATCTAGTAGAGTGGCagattcatacctgtgaagatgcTTTAATGCCAAGAAAGAGCTCCACGAACTGAAACAGAGAAAACCAAATTTATGAAAACAAACAGTAAATGGTTATCTATGCGTTCAACCTCATATGATGGAAAAGAGGTGATGCTACAATTACAGTGACTAGAAAGCTCATGGAAAATGGACATGAAGGGATTTTCAACAAAAGAAACACCAAGAAGTTACTGCTGGCATTTGGACAAAGGCTTCCATTACGATTAGTTGATTATCATTGTAAGAGATGAAACAACAACTCGTAGGAAACAAGTTTCGAAAAACAGCCTACAAGGATAGTGGCTCTTCTGCTTAGGATCCCAGTCGTCCAAGTTCAGCTTCCTACATAAAGGTTCAATGTTGTAATTGTAGCATTGCACAATTAACCAGAAAGTGCACTTGACTGCTCGCACAAGTGGGAACAACTTAGCAACAAAGCATATACCCTCTTGTCTGTCAAGAAAGCAGCATCAGGTCAATCATGGTAACACAATGCAGCAATTGATCAGAGTAATCCTGTTAACTAAAACAATAGCATCAGTATGAAGACACCATATATACCTAACTCAATTGATCTGGAAGTCCGGAACAGCTAACCACAAAATACCTAAACCCTGCAACCAGAATACCTAAAGTTCAACTTGAAGCTAACATCCACCTCTACTCAACAGCTAGGGTTCAGCTCAGAAAAAGGCGGCAACTCCCCCACCAGTTGCTACCGAATAATACTACCGGGCAGAGCAGCGGACCGTCCAATCGGCCGATTGATCAATCGAGTCGTCTACCCCCGACTCTTGTCACTCAATGGCAGGGATGGAAGCACGAGGGGTGGGGTGCGGCGAGATGAGACACACCTGCTGCGAGGTGTCGTCGGCGGTGCGGGGCCGCACGTGGACGAAGAGGTGCGGTGGGAGGTCGCGGAGCACGCGGACGTCGTCTCCgtacaccgccgccaccgcctccagtTCCAGCCGCagctcctcctccgcctccaaTTGCGCCGCCGCCATCGCCATCAGTCACCGACGATCGACCAGCCTCTGTCTCTGAACGATGACTCGATGATAGGACCCCTACTCGATGAGGTGCGTTAAGGGGAGGACCGCGGGTCTGGGCGGGCCGCGTTGTCAAGAAAAGGTTGGCGAAATGTTGCGGCCTGGCCCAAAGCATTAAATGAAAAGGCATTAAATAGCATCACATTTTAAAGGTATTGTTGACACCGATTTGGACGCCAAACATTGTAACAAACCGCCTAGTAATACTCTACTAGATATGTGTCCGTGCGTTGACACGAGAGTTAAAATTTCTAAGACATTAATAACCGCACGCAGATAGTTAAATTTCTAACCTGTTATATTGCACAAGCTGAAGCACATATTTATGCACAAATCATATATCATTTTATCTCCCGCCGTACCTTCAGCCTTCAACTCCATCTAGTTGAATAATTTGGTCGTGGCTGTGGTCATGTTCTACGACCGCGCCGGGGCGGGGAACACGCATAGGCAGAGGAGCAGCAGCAACGCGCAACTTCAGTGCATGCACATGCGGCCGCCGCATCGTGTCTTTCACTGTGGATAGGCGACGGAGAAGGCGGCGGCAATGGACACGTACGTGTCCCCGGGCTGCATGACGTAGGTGACGAGCGTCGTGGCGTTGTCGGCGGCGGACGGGCACTGGCAGAAGACGGGGAACGTGACCATGGTGCCGACGTCGAGGACGGTGGGCACCAGCGTGGGGTTCACGCGCTCCACGGCCTAGTACTGCGTGAGGTTCTGTAGCTTGGTAGTGGAGACGATCCAGTAGGTGTCCTCCGAGCCGATCTGGTACTGCATCGGCGCGTACGAACTGGGGTACCAGGAGGGACAGCCGCACTGGAGCGGCACGAGCAGCGGCTGCCCGTTGGCCAGCGCGGCCGTCATGGAGAGGTTGTTGGCGTGCGCGACCATGAAGCGGCTGACAGCGAAGAGGTCACCGATGGCCGCGAGATCGAGCGGCACGCCCGCGAAGCCGGCGCGGTAGAGCACGTACGCCTGGCATGGGTACGTGCGGTTGGCGGTGCAGTTGAACCCCTCGACGGACGCCGGCGCGGTCGTGGCCATGGTCGTGTTCTGCGACCGCGCAGGGGCGGGGAACGCGCACAGGCAGAGGAGCAGCAGTACGTTCAGCCTCAGTGCATGCAACAAGACAACGACGATCGTAGAGCCTCAGAGGAAACACGATGGGTGGCGCCTCGCTAGGTTCCTCCCGCCGAGCCCCGTCAGTGCTTGCATAGTATTCCTTAGTGCATAGTGGTTGATGACCTAAATTAAAAAGTATATATGGCTAATTGTTTTTGTGCGAGTACATATTAGATTTTGTTGGATTTGTGGTTTTTATCTAGCTGATTTTATTCTCGAACTGGAAATTGTAGATTGTACGATGCTACCAGCGGCTGCGGCCAGCGGGTAAGAGTAAGATTGCGAACCGGGCCTCGAGTCCATAGGGCTAGCCGGCTAGCGCTGCCCGGGTAGGGGAACTGATCGAGCCGACAACAGCTGAGCAGTACTGCAGGCTTGCAGCAGAGGGACAGACGGACAGCAGCCAACCACGACGCTTCATGAGTGGAGGAAGACACGATGCTTGCATCAGCTTATCGGCTTGCATGCAGGTTCTGTAGCAGCTTGTGCGGCTTGCATGTGGTTTGCATGTGGTTTGCATGCGGCTTGCATGCAGTGGAGGTTGAGCAGCTTGTGCCGCTTGCATGCGGGGAGGTTGGTGCATGCGAAGCGCGAGCGGGGGCACGACAATGGTCTACGTTTGAgtcttaatagttgtagagatgTGGAGGTGCGAACGGTCTGCGGCTCTAGGTtgaatggtccgcgacctggacgCATGAGCGAATCCTCCTCTACACGTTTTCGGACGGTCCGCGTCTAGGACTCGGACGGTCCACGATGACGCAGATGATCTTCTTCTCCGTGAAGAACCCTAAAACTTGCCCTTGCAAGAGATATCGTCGAGAGGGAGAGTTCCAAGGCGCTGCTCCGGGGTCGGCAGGCCGCCCGATGCGTCTCTAATCAGCGTATAGTCAAAGAGAGAGTCTTGTGGAAGATTAAACTAGATCTAAACCTAAGGCTAGATTACTCCTGCTCCTAGAAATTGAAAGAACGATGCAAATAAGGTAAAATTGATAAGTAAATTTGATTGGATCAATTGTGGGGATTCAATCGACCGtaccccttcatctatataaagggtggAGGTCTGGACGCGTTACAAGTCGGTTCTCGAGTTAATCCCGCAGGTTTTGCTAACAAATCTCGCTAGAAACccacttttcttgtccctggtcattatcattatcgggacattgtgcaataaaatgaccagacttaccacatctgaagcatgagcgctttctcCTTgaattattcttgttggggtactccttgcgtcccttcaatgcggtTTTGAAACGCTTGATCACAAGCACCATTTCCTCCTCGTTGAGTCCAgctgcctccacttgtgccaccatgttagatagtgcctccttgctgcttgtttctTTGAGAGCAACAAGTTGTGGCTCTTAGAGAGGAAGTGGTCTGTTTGCAATGTCATCCACATACcttgcttccttcaccatcatgcgcccgcttacaaattttctaaGAATTTCCTCAGGCGTTATCTTGGTGTacttgggattttcacgaatgaggtttacaagatgaggatcaataacggtaaatgaccttagcatgagtcaaacaacatcatgatctgtccatcttgtactcccatagcttcggatcttgttcaccagagtcttgagcctgttataggtttcagttggctcctctccctgtTTCATGgcgaactgaaagtcgcctagagggggggtgaataggcggaatctgaaaattataaacttaagcacacactacaagctggggttagcgttagaaatgaattcgagtctgagagagaggaaaacaaatcaaccacaaataaaatggatgaacacagtgatttgttttaccgaggttctgttctaaagaacctagtccccgttgaggtggtcacaaagaccgggtctttttcaaccctttccctctctcaaacggtcacttagaccgagtgacctttcttctttacttctcacgggtcacttagaccccgcaaggaccaccacacaattggtgtctcttgccttacttacaaagcacttgagagtaacaaggaaaagaaaagaaagccaaccaagcaaacaagagcaacaagaaacacaagtgatcctctcacaagccctaatgcgctagagttgaatttgggactttgagtggatcaatcgctttgatttgtgtcttggagtgaagtataTTGCTCTTGcattgaatgcaatgtgtggaatgcttggattgttggagtagtggtggttgggggtatttatagccctcaaccaccaaacaaccgttagggatggctgctgtcgatgggcgcaccgaatagtccggtgcgccaccggacactgtctggtacgccagccacgtcacccaaccgttagggttcgggagcttcttaccgttggaggctttgtcctctagtggcaccggacagtccggtgccgcaccagacaggcactgttcattgtccagtGCGCCTCTGACGGGCGGCTCTGACTCTGCACGCACTGTTCATCACTGTAGCTCTGGCGCccgcgcttttgcagtcgaccgttgtgctggaagccgttgctccgctgtcacaccggacagtctggtgaattatagcggagcgcgccctgagaaacccgagagtggcgagtttgagactgtacggtcctggtgcacaggacactgtctagtggcacaccggacagtccggtgcgcgagaccagggcacactcggtttcttgctcctttatatttgaaccctatcttcaatcttttattagtttgtgttgaacctttatgcacctgtagaatatataatctagagcaaactagttagtccaattatttgtgttgggcattcaaccaccaaaattaattataggaaaaggttaaccctatttccctttcaatctcccatttttggtgattgatgccaacacaaaccaaagcaaatatataagtgcagaaatgaactagtttgcataaggtaagtgcataggttatttggaattaaaccaatttaatattttcactagatatgcatggattgctttcttttatttaacattttggaccacatttgcaccacttgttttgtttttccaaattcttttcaaagtcttttgtaaatagtcaaaggtatatgaataagattgcaagaagcattttcaagatttgaaatttctccccatgtttcaaatgcttttcctttgacttaaacaaaaactccccctgaatgaaattctgctcttagttttcaagagggttttaatagataccaattggaagtatATTTAGATGTtagttttgaaaatataccaattgaagaaatttCTATCACAAAATACCAATTGCAAAAACAAACTTTTGTGAAAACCAAATAAATCATCATTTCGCATTTCGAAAAgttttgaagttggtggtgcagtccttttgctttgggcttaatattttctccccctttggcattaatcgccaaaaacggagactttgtgagcccttatgaattttctccccctttggtaaaagtaAATAtgggtgaaagattataccaatttgagagtgatgtggagtgacgacgaatggtaaatgataccgttagagtggagtggaagccttgtcttcgccgaagactccatttccctttcaatctatgactttagtatagaaatatactttgaaacacattagtcgtagctttGGTACATAAATgacaagaaatatgcatttgtaccaaaatgaaagagatatgatcaaaggtatacaaatgagctatgtgtgcaatgtttcaatcaaagttctgagaatcaagtatatttagctcattcctaagtttgctaaaggttttctcatctaaaggattggtaaagatatcgactaattgttctttggtgctaacataagctatctcgatatccccctttgttggtgatccctcaaaaagtgataccaaatgtctatgtgttagtgcggctgtgttcaacgggattatccgccatgtagattgcactctcattgtcacatagaagagggactttgctcaatttgtagccatagtccctaagggtttgcttcattcaaagtaattgcgcacaacaatgacctgcgacaatatactcggcttcggcggtagaaagagctactgagttttgtttctttgaagcccaagacaccagggatctccccagaaactgacaagtctctgatgtgctcttcctatcaattttacaccctgctcaatcggcatcggaatatcctattaactcAAAAGtgcatcccttggggtaccaaagttcaaacttaggagtgtaaactaaatatctcatga
Proteins encoded:
- the LOC100282323 gene encoding uncharacterized LOC100282323: MAMAAAQLEAEEELRLELEAVAAVYGDDVRVLRDLPPHLFVHVRPRTADDTSQQFVELFLGIKASSQYPKEPPHIYAVESKGLDENRQIYLITSIQNKANELSNCPMLVTLCEEAGEILSNMNHPAGDCPLCLYPLMGEDKVGSELPFMKLMSCYHCFHSDCIMRWWEWLQHGDTNPKEPNTGDKHYNVNQPRGFCPVCRKVFDEKDIEHVRDLLGDNTSRLASLTVDLGEDEKELLHSEAEQNRRKRIESLVNLQQELNGLIEPKKDLAIQPGMYVSVPPSTPDTAEEENADPSQGTATSTSETEQRGQASNASSNKPKNPGHRRRNRANASRRQPHGQGQPARQQWQRKEAGTSHQ